The genomic segment GGACGTGACCGGCGCCGACAACCTGCCCAGGGAAGGCGCGGGCATCGTGGTGGCGAATCACGTCACGAATTTCGATGTCTTCCCGATGCAATTTTCACTGCCGCGCCCGATCTTTTTCATGGGCAAAGCCGAGTTGTTCAAGAATCCCATCATGGATGCGGCGTTGCGTAACTTGAGCGCGTTCCCGGTCTCTCGCGGAGATAAAGATATGTGGGCAATGCGCCACGCCTCGAAGGTTCTCAAACAGGGTCAGTGGCTGGGGATGTTCCCCGAAGGGACGCGCTCGAAAGGGAAGGGGTTAAGCGTCGCCAAAACTGGAACAGCCCGAATGGCGATCGAAGCGGGTTGTCCCATCCTCCCGATGGCGATTACTGGCACAGATCAGTTTTTTGGGCGGTTCCCGCGTCGCGCCCTCGTCGAGGTAAACATCCTGCCGCCGCTAGTTGTGAGGGAGAATGAAAGCCCGCTGGCGTTAACCGATCGTTTGATGTTCACGCTGGCGCAGGCATTGCCCGCGTCCATGCGCGGGGTGTATGCAAGCCTGCCGCAGGGGTTTGGCTAGGAGATTTGTGGGAGGCATGCCCGGGTGCGGAACATTTTGCGGGGAACCGGCATCTACTAAATGTCAGAATTCAGAGGAGAAAAAATGAAAACCAAAAAGTTTATCCAATATTTTTTGCTTGCGGCATTGGCGCTTGCCACCTTTGCCTCCACAAGCCCGGCGTTCGCGCAAGGTTGCGGCTCCAGCGTAACTGTTGTCAGCGGTGACACCTTGCGAAAGATCGCCGATCGTTGCGGCACGTCCATCTCAGCCTTGCAACGCGCCAATCCGCACATCGGCTCTGGGAATTTGATCTACCCCGGTCAGGTGTTGCAACTGCCCGGCGCGATCCTCGGCACAGATGGCGGCTACTTCATCTATGTTGTCGCGCGCGGCGATTCGTTGAAAGGTTTGGCGACCCGCTTCGTTACAACGGTTGAGGCGTTGCTTCGCGATAACCCCGAGATCAAGAACGCGAACGTGATCTACGAAGGTCAGTGGATCAAAGTGTACGTGACTGTGACGCCCACTCCGCCGCCCGCCACGCCGCCTCCCTCCAGCGGACAGGTGTACTATGTGCAAAAAGGCGACACCCTGCGGAACATTGCCTCGCGCTGGAGCACAACGGTGGAGGAGATCCTGAAAGTGAATCCGCAACTCACCAACCCGAACCTGATCTACGTCGGGCAGGCGATCAACATCCCGTTGGGCGCGTCCAGTTACATCGTGCAAAAAGGCGACACGTTGAAGATCATCGCCGGTAAGTTCGGCTCCACGGTAGAGACTCTGCTCTGGCTCAACCCGAACATCTCGAACGCCAACCTGATCTACGTTGGGCAAGTGATCAACGTTCGGTAGTCAATCCAAATCGTTTGCGACACAGGCGCGCCGAAAAGCGCGCCTGTGTTATTTTTATTGCGAGCTCCTATTCGTGGATGGCTCACGATCGCGGCACAACGGCTTAAGTCGAACTCATAATGGATAACGGTTACGTGTCACGGCGAGAGGCTTTTCAAAGCATCCCAAAAAAATCCATGATCGCCCGCGGAACTGTCGGTAGATTTCGCCATTGACCGCTTTTGAGGTTTTGCTCTCTACCGTACATGTGCACCGCTAAGTGTCGCCATGACGCCATGCGACACCCGCAAAGAACGCAAAGAAAACCTTTTTAACTTGGCGACCTTAGCGTGCTCTGCGGTAATAATCTTCTCATGTACGGTAGAGAAAGGTTTTGTAACCTTTAGAGTTCAAACATCACTTGCCTATCTCGGATTTTCTCTACTATAATGCCTCATCAGCCCGAAAGATTCAATTTATATTGCGCGGAGGACGCATGAAGTCTCATTTTAATCTGCCCATACAGTTGGCTTTGATCGTTGTGTTGTTGTTCTCGTCCATTGCCGCCGCGCCCTATCAACAAACATTCCAGACTCCCATGGAAGACCTGTTGGATGCGCTTGGCGGCTATGAGTGTTTTGAAGGAAGCGCGTTCACTTGCGTGACCATTGAAGTTCCCCTCGATCATTTCAATCCGTTGGACGCCCGAACGCTGAATGTGACCTTCGCCGTCCTGCCTGCCGCGGGCGCGCGCAAGGGAATGTTCGTCACCGCGACTGGCGGTCCCGGCTACTCCGGTATCTCCTCGGCGGATTCTTACATGTCCGGTTTCGGCGAAGATGTGCTGAATTCGTTCGACATCGTTTTCTTCGACCAGCGTGGCTTGCTGTTCTCCGGCGACCAAACGTGTCCTGATGCCGCCAGCGCGTTTTATCAACGCGATGCGCGCGGCAAAACGCCCCAGCAGGAAGCGGCGTTGAAGCAATCCTCCAGCGCGTTCAGCGCCGGCTGTGTCGGCGAGGTAAGCGACCCCAGCCTCATGCCCTATCTTGGAACGAAGCAAGCGGTCGAAGATTTGGAAATTTTCCGCCAACTCTTGGGCGATGAAAAGTTCTGGCTCTATGGCGAAAGTTACGGAACGCAATACGCGCAGACGTATGCCGCCGCGCACAGCGACCACCTCGCCGGTCTCATCCTCGATGGCACGGTTGACCTCACCCTCGATGGATTTAATTACTACGTGCAACAGACTCAGGCATTCAGCGATGTGCTGACCGCCTCGCTCGAAGCCTGCAACGACGACCCCGCCTGCCGCAAAGATATGCTGGGCGACGCCGTCCGCGGATACGACGCGCTTGCCAAAATCCTAGAGAAACGCAATCTCCATTTCCGTTTTCCGCTTGCCAATGGCAAAGGCGCGTACCGCGCGTTCACACTTGCCAACCTCGAATATGTTGCGGCGAGCCAGGTTTATAGCGAGAGCGATCGCATGATGTTTGTCCGCGCTCTCGCGGCATTCACCTCGAAATTGGATATTCTTCCGCTTGCCCGCCTCCTCTATCTGGATTTGGGGGTTGACCCGCAAACCCTCGACGTAATCCCCGACCCGAGCTATTCCGAAGCGGTGTTCTACGGCGTTGAATGTCAGGATTACGGCTACCCCGGGAATACGCCCGAGGAAAAGGCAAACACCTACCTCGCCACAGTCGATTCATTTGAATTTTCCATCCCGCGTTTGGCTTCGTTGATCTATGCCGACCTGCCCTGCGCCTATTGGCCCAACGCCACCACCGACTTGACCCGCCCGGACTATCTGTTTGCTGAAGACATCCCAACTCTGGTGCTTGGCTCCACAGCCGACCCTGCCACCCCGTATGGCAACGGCGTCAATGTGTATGAGCATCTGGCAGACGCCTACCTCATCACACAGGAACAGGGACCTCACGTCATCTTCGGGCGCGGTAACGCCTGCCCCGATGAGATCGTGGTCGATTTCCTCGTCAACGATGTGACGCCCGCCGAACGCGAAACAACCTGCGAAGGATATCTGGTTGATCCGCACGTTCCGCTCGCGCCGCGCTTTGCCGTCTCGTTTGGAAGTCCGCGCAATGCGTTATCTGCCATGGAGACCGAAATTTACTACCTGCCCGAGTTCTATTACTGGGACGGTTTCACTCCGACCGTTGTCGGTTGTAATTACGGCGGCGCGCTTGGGTATGAATTGAATAACGCCGGCACGCGCGTCAATTTTTCGCTCGATAAATGCGCGTTCGCCTACAACTTCGTGATGACCGGCACCGGCTTCTATAACTTCGAAAACGACCGCTTTGTTTTGAATGTAACCACCACGGGGCGCTGGAAATGCAACTTGAAGTATGACCGCAAAGGCGAGAACATCAAGATCACCGGCAAATGCGACGGGAAGAATATCAACAGCGATAATTTCGACACCGAGCATCTCTGGCACATCTTCCCGAACTTCGAAGAGTTCAATAAGAGCAACAATTGAGACTCGCCTCGAAATTCATTTTTCGAGCGTAGCCACGGATTTCACCGATTTATACAAAAAAGCCAACCCGGTTTGCGGGTTGGCTTTTTTGATCGGCGGATTTAATTCATAATCCGCGAGAATCCGTGCAATCTGTGGCTGAGTCTTTTCCTGTGCCTTATTTTCTTCGAGCCTTTTTGGCTGTGGATTTCTTCTTCGCCGTCTTCTTCACGGTGGCAACTTTCTTCTGCGGACGATACTTCAGCGCCGCGTGTGCCGCCGCGAGACGAGCGATCGGCACGCGGAACGGCGAACACGAAACATAATTGTTGCCGATGATGTGACACCACTCGATGGAACTTGGGTCGCCGCCATGTTCGCCGCAGATACCCACTTCGAGATTCGGGCGCGTTGTCCGCCCTTCGGCGATTGCCCAATCCATGAGTTTGCCCACGCCGCCGCGATCCAGCGACTGGAACGGATTGACTTCGAGGATGCCCTGTTCCTGATACGTGATGAGGAAGTTGCGCTCGGCGTCGTCGCGCGAATAACCGTACGTCATTTGCGTGAGGTCGTTCGTGCCGAACGAGAAGAACTCGGCGTGTGTGGCAACTTCTGCCGCCGTCACTGCCGCGCGGGGGATCTCGATCATCGTCCCGAACTTGTAATCGAACTTCACTTTCTTTTCATCCATCACGGCTTTGGCGATGCGCTCGAGCCGCGGTTGGATCCATTCGAGTTCTTTCACCGTTCCCGTGAGCGGAATCATCACCTCAGGCTTCACCTTGATGCCGCGCTTTGTGCAATCCGCCGAGGCTTCGAAGATGGCGCGGACTTGCATCTCTACGATCTCAGGCATCGAAATGCTGAGGCGCACGCCGCGCAAGCCCATCATCGGGTTCGATTCGTGCAGTCCCTTGATGGCGGCGAGCAAGTCTTCTTTTTCTTTCAACCCAGCGGTTTCATTTTTCACGCGCATCGTGACGACTTCTTCGAGGAGTTTTTCCTCGTCGGGCATGAACTCGTGAAGCGGCGGATCAATTAAACGGATGATGACCGGGTAACCGTCCATTGCTTCAAACAGACCGTCGAAGTCTTTGCGCTGGTGGGGGAGGAGTTTGTTGAGCGCGGCTGTGCGTCCCTCGCTCGTGCCGGAGAGGATCATATCCTGCACGATGGGTAAACGCTCCGGCTCGAAGAACATATGCTCCGTGCGGCAGAGACCAATCCCCACCGCGCCATACGAGCGGGCGCGCTGCGCGTCTTTCGGATAATCGGCGTTCGCCCACACTTGTAATCCGCGCGTGGGGTAGCCGGGGGCTTTCGCTTCGCGCACACCTTTCGTGGCGGAAATTTCATCCGCCCACTTCAGGAGGGTGAGCAATTCAGTTTGCTCTTCAAGTGACGGCGACGTGGTCGGGATTTTTCCGATGAACACTTTACCGGTCGTGCCGTCCACCGAAACCCAATCGCCTTCTTTGACGGTCACATCGCCGACGGTCATCTGTCGTTTTTCAAGATTGATCTTGATCGCCGACGCGCCCACCACGCACGGGATTCCGAACTGACGTGCCACGACCGCCGCGTGTGAAGTGGCTCCGCCCTCGCTGGTCAGCACGCCCTTCGACGCGATCATGCCATGCACATCGTCCGGCTTGGTGAACGGACGCACCATGATCGTATCCTGCTTCTCGTCCTTCGCCATTCGTTCGGCGGTGTCCGCGTCAAAATAGATTTGTCCGACTGCCGCGCCGGGGGAGGCGTTTACGCCCTTCGCAAAGAACTTACCGGACTTCTCGGCATTCTCCATCGCATCGTGATCAAACTGCGGGTGGAGGAGTGAATCCACATTCTCCGGTGTGACGCGCTGGACAGCCTGCTCTTTGGTGATCAAGCCTTCCTTCGCCATATCCACCGCGACCTTGACCGCCGATTTCGCCGTGCGTTTTCCGTTGCGCGTTTGAAGCATCCACAACTTTCCGCGCTCGATGGTGAATTCGACATCCTGCATGTCTTTGTAGTGCTTTTCAAGCCGCGCGGTGATGCCCATGAATTCTTTGTAGGCTTTCGGCATCTGGTCTTTCAAGTGTTCGATCGGGTCCGCGTTACGGATGCCCGCCACCACGTCCTCACCTTGCGCGTTGATGAGATATTCGCCCATCATCTTCTTGTCGCCGGTGGACGGGTTGCGCGTGAACGCCACGCCCGTGGCTGAGTCGTCGCCCATGTTGCCGAAGACCATCGTCACGATGTTGACCGCCGTGCCGAGATCGTCGGGGATGTTCGTCGCGCGGCGATAGTCAATGGCGCGTTTGCCCATCCACGATTCGAACACGGCTTTGATGGCGAACTCCATTTGCTTGTACACATCTTGCGGAAAATCGAAACCGACTTGTTGTTTGAACACCCCTTTGAACACCGCGACCAATTCCTTCCAATCTTCGGCGGTCATTTCAGTGTCAGACTTGTATCCTTTTTTGGCTTTATGCTCCGCCATCGGATGTTCGAAATGTTCGTCGTCGAGGTTAAACACGGTCGCGCCGAACATCTCGATCAGGCGGCGGTACGAGTCCCACGCAAAGCGCGGATTGTTCGTCAGCGTTGCCAAGCCTTCCACCACCTCATCGTTCAAGCCAATGTTGAGGATGGTGTTCATCATGCCCGGCATCGAGAACTTCGCTCCCGAGCGGCACGAAACCAACAGCGGATTTTTCGGGTCGCCGAATTTCTTGCCCGCGCGTTTCTCGGTCACTTTCATTGCATCGAGCGCTTGCTTCCACATCCCCGGCGGAAACGCCCCACGCTGGCGAAACCAGTTACAGGCTTCGGTTGTGACCGTGAATCCCGGCGGCACCGGCACCCCGGCGCGAGTCATGTCGAATAATCCAGCGCCTTTTCCGCCAAGCAGGGCGCGCACATCCTCCCACGAGCCCGCGTATTTTTCGGCTTTCGCCACTTCATCGAATAGATATACCCAGGTTGTCATTCAGTCCTCCAAAATTTTTCTAAATCGGACACAGTTTACCACGAACGAATTAGAACAAAAGTAATGCGTACCGCCGCCGTTTGACACGTCTAACTGATAGCCCATTGCAAAGTGCCAACTCTGTCATTCTTCGATATAATGGGGGCTGATTGGATACACTATGCCGATAAAAATTCTTGTGATCGACGATGATACTGCCGTCACGGACCTGTTGTCGCTTTTGCTAAAATCGCAGGGCTTTGAAGTGGCGGCTACGAATAATAGCAACGACGGATTGAATTTTATCCGTGACGACCGACCCGACTTGGTGGTGCTCGACCTGATGATGCCGGAGATGGACGGGTGGGAGGTCTGTAAATCGGTGCGCGCGTTTAGCCAGGTGCCAATCATCATCCTCTCTGCCCTGAACGACCCTTCGATGATCGCCAGCGTGCTGGACGCCGGCGCAGACGATTACCTCACCAAACCGACTCCCAGCCGCGTGCTGGTGGCGCACATCAACCGATTGATCAAACGGAATGGTACAAACGGCGCACCCGGTCACGGCTTGGTGCCGCAAATGGGGACACCCTGAGCCGCTTCTTTCCCCAGTGGACGCCTGATTCAGTCATCCCCAGCCTTCTCCGCCGGGGATGATTTTTTATACGCTGAGTACCGCAAAGTTCACTTTGCGCTCGCGCATTACCAGGATGCTCGCAACCTAAACGTTGCGGTACAAATTTCTTCACGCCAAATACTTCAACGCCTTAGCCAACTCCAAAAGTTCTTGACGCAGTTGCACTGCGTCAAGGGCAATCCTTTCAGAACGCCGATTATGCCAAGCGCTTCAACGCCTCAGCCGTTTCTTTCACCGCTTCCATCATCGGCAAGTGACCGACGCCTTTCAACTCCACAAAATGCGCCGACGGCACTGCGGATTTCATCTCACGCGCGCGATCCACAGCCACCAACGAATCCGCGTCGCCATGAATAACCACAACAGGGATGTTGAGATCCGCCAGCATTGACGATGTGTCCATCCGTTCTGCCATGGCTCTGAGCGCGCCGATGAACGCGGAGGGTTGTTGTCTCTGCATGATCGCGGTGACTGCGTTTTGGTGTTCCTCGCTCGGCGAAAATTTAGGCTTCATCGCTTCCACCACGCCGCCGATGCCTTTCTCTGCCACCTCCGCCGCGGACTTGTACCGTCCCTCTTTGCGGTCGGGCGGATCGGCAAGCGTCTGCGTCGAGACAAGTCCCAGCCTGCTGACTCGTTCGGGGTACAGTTTTGTGAATGCCAGCGCGATGTACCCTCCCATTGAATGTCCCGCGATCGCGGCTTTCTGTATCCCAAGATGATCGAGCAAACCAGCAATGTCCGACGCGAAGTCGTCCAGCGTGTATTGCGAATCCACCGTGGATGATTCTCCAAATCCGCGCAGGTCGGGCAGGATGAGATCGAACGTCCCTTCGAGCATCGGCGCGACAAAATCCCACGTGTGATGGTCGAGTGGGAATCCATGCAACAGCACAAGCGGAGTCCCTTTGCCGCGGCGTTCGTACGCAAGTTCAATTCCGTTGACGTTTATTTTTTGCATTTTTTCTCCTTGCCTTTCTGTCTCCGAAAGATTTTGAGTGAGGGCGAATGAGCTTCAAAATTTACCGCCAAGAGCGCGAAGAGAGAATTTAATCTTAGCGCTCTTGGCGGGCTTAGCGGTTAAAAAAAATGAGCCAATGATCGACTTCGTCCTGCAAAATCATTTCCAATTCACCGCCACCTTCAACTTGCTTCCCATTTTTGAATAATAATGCACAAACCCGTTATCGCGCCCAAACTCATACACGTGGCGGGTGATGTCCACGTCCGCTTTGCAGTATTCAGCGACCTTGTCCAGTTCGCCATCACGAAACCATTGCACAGATTGCACGCCATCGGCAATTTTCGTCGCGCCGAGGGTCGCCTTCGCCAGCGAATCCAAGCTGAGACGAAAACCGAGCGTGCGATAAATATCCTGCAACATATCCGTCGAGCGGATGGAGCGTAGATTCTCGTTTGGCGCGTATGGCTTGAGCACCTCGTAATCGAAGCTGAGGATGTTGAATCCGATCACGCGGTCGGCAGATTTCAACTCGGCGACCAGAGCCACCGCGTCCTTTTCCCAATACACGGCAAAATCATTCCGCGCCGAGGACCACGTCACGCCGCAGGCGAGAAGTAGTTGCGATGGGTTTCGCCCGCCAACTTCTTCAAATAATTTTTGTGTTTCGAGGTCGAAGAATACGATGTTCATGTTTTTGGACAAGCCCTTTTGAACCACAGAGACACTGAGTCACAGAGTTTATTAAATTGATCTTCTCAGTGTCTCCGTGTCCCAGTGGTTTTCTCTTGGGAATCGGTTCATAGATTGCCGTCCTCTATCAATTTCCGCGCTAGCGACAACGCCTCATCCCGCGTGGAGATTTCGCCGATTGCCTGACCTTCACGGATCGCCTCGAGCAATTGACCGATGATTCTGCCCGCGTCTAAATTGAGTTCCTTCATCAACTCGTTGCCGTCCAGCAAGCGCGGAGGGGCGACGGTCTCTTCGCGTTTCTCCCAATAGTTCTCAAGGAAAATTTTCGCGATCTCCAGTGCGGCATTCCAATTCTCTGTCGTCTGTGTATGGTCGCGTGTGCCGCGCAGGTCGGCAAGACCGAGCAGGATCAAGTCTACGCCTGCTTCGCCTGCGTCGCGGAAGAAGCGGTAAATGGATTTGCGCGTCGGCTCCTTCTTTTTTTCCTCCAACTGCATCGTAAAGAAATGGAAGCGCATGTGGTTGAAGATGATTTTTTTGACGCGCTGAATCTCGTCGTTGCTGAGGTTGAACTTGTGCCCGCGCATAGACGCGACCTTCGCGCCCTGCACATCATGGTCAAAAAAACGGATGCGCCCCGTGTATTCCACAGTCTTGGTGGCTGGCTTCTCGACATCGTGATACAACGCGGCGAAGAACAACGCGGCGCGGACGGAACGATCCGTGTTGAGGGATTCAGTGAAGTGAGATTCAAACCGTTCGCGATATTTTCCAAGTGCGGAAACGAGCGCGTTCAAAAACGGATCTTCCCCGCCTGAACCTGATTCAAGCGCGGCAAGGATCGCTTCGAGGTGACCGAGAACTTTCAGCGTGTGTTCCCATACATCGTACACATGCGGTGGGGATTGTTCGCATCCCTTCATGGCGGAGAGTTCGGGCATCATGTGTGGAAACACGTCCAGCATCTCCAGCGCGCGCATGGACGAGTCGGGTTTCGGTCCCTCAAGGATTTTGAATAACTCGTCGCGTTGACGTTCGGGTGAGACGTTCGGCAACAGAGACGCGGCATCTTTCATCGCGCCGCGTGTGGCGAGGTCAATTTTGAGATCGAACGCCGCGGCGAGACGGACTCCGCGCAAAATGCGGATGGGGTCGTCGGTCAACGAGGTGGAGGAGCAGGCGCGGATGATTTTCGCGCGGATGTCGTCCGCGCCGTTGAGCGGGTCAATGAGGGAGTTGGTTTTCAGATCGTACGCAATGGCGTTGATCGTGAAATCGCGGGCGTGCAGATCGTCTTCGAGAGCTTGTCCTGAGCCTGTCGAAGGATCTCCTCCGCGATAGGTGGCGAAGTCGAGATAGGTGCGTGAGTTGTCATCACCAATAACGATGACGCGTCCCGTGTCGCGTTCTTCGTCGAGGATCATGAAGTTGGCGTCGAGGGCGCGGGCAACGCGTCGGGCGAGGGAAATGCCGCCCGAAGGCACGGCAAAATCAAAGTCCCGTGAGAGGCGGTTGAGGATCATGTCACGTACCGCGCCGCCGACAAGGTAAATATCCTGATCGGGCAGCGCGTCGCGGACTTTTTCCAACAAAGGCGGGGGCGGAAATTTGATCGGCATGTAAATGATTTCGAGTTTTTCTTTGTGACGGGTATTTTGCGCGGCGTGCAATGCCTGCTCAGGCGTTCCACCCTGAGCGATGATCTTGCCGCGAATGCGGGCAACCCAACGACCTGCATAATTTGAATTGTCTTGCATATCTTTCCCCAATCGTAAATCAAAAGCTTGCGCTGAGCAAGTCGAAGCGTCGTAAATCGTAAATCTGAAATCGTCAATCGGAAGGTTTATATTTATTCAAATCCACCACGCCAACGAACGGAAGGTTGCGATAGTATTCGTCGAGGTCGAGACCGTAGCCGAAGACAAATTTATTTGGGATCTCGAAGCCGCGATAATGAATCGGAACTGGAGTTTCGCGTCGTTCGGGCTTATCGAGCAGCGCGCAGACTTTGAGACTACGCGGCTGGCGCACTTGCAGAAGTTCAAGCACCGATGCGATGGTGTTGCCGCTGTCAACAATGTCTTCGACAAGCACCACGTCTTTGTCGCGGATGTCCATTTGCAAATCCATCGCGACGCGCACCGCGCCGCTTGATTCGCGTTTGCCCGCGCCGTACGATGAAACCGCCATGAAGTCCATCATGTGCGGAGATGTGATGTTGCGGCTGAGGTCAACGAGAAATGGCACGCCGCCGCGCAAGATGCACACGAGGAGCAAATTGCCGTCGGGGTAATCCGCGCTGATCTCCGCGCCGAGTTCGGCGATACGGGCTTGGAGGGATTTTTCGTCCACAAGAATTTCGGCGAGGATGTCTTTGTAGTTTTGCATTTTACAACACACTTTGGATCAAAGGATATGAATCATTTCTTCCCAATCAGTAGACTTCTTTATTTTAATGTTTGCGTGTTAAAATTGGAGAACGAGTCCTGAATGAGAGGTGAAGCAACGTGCTAAATTTAATTCGTTCTCCATTCAAATCTACTTTTGAAGAGTTCGCTCAAAGCATTACTTCAGATTGTTTAATTTGCTCGCCATACATAACATTTAACCCCATCAAAATGCTGGCTGAAGCAATTGCAAAAAATAGACCTGATAAAGATGTGAAAATTAGTATTTTGACGGATATTTCATTAAGAACGCTAGTCCAAGGTGCAACTGAAATACAGGCATTGTTATATCTTTTCAAGAATCATTACAATGTCACCGTTGTTTATTTGCCCAAGATCCACGCAAAGGTCTATATTTCGAATAAATCAAGTGCTATTATAACATCCGCCAATTTTACAGATGGCGGCGGGATAAGAAATTTAGAATATGGCATTAAGATAGACAGCCACGACGCTGTCAACAAAATCCAAAATGACATAGATGAATACAAAAAATTGGGTGCTATTGTTACGCCCAACCAATTGGAAGAAATTCAAGCACAAGTCGAGAGCATAAGAAAAATAATTCAGGTTGAACAGAAAACAATTTCCAAAAAACTACGTTTGGAATCAAAAAACCAGCAAAGGATCATTGAAGACAATCTGATACGAGTAAGAGTAAAACACAAAAGTATAAACTCTATTTTTTCTGAAACCCTACTTTACTTGTTGTCTCAAAAACCCATGC from the Candidatus Defluviilinea gracilis genome contains:
- the hpt gene encoding hypoxanthine phosphoribosyltransferase → MQNYKDILAEILVDEKSLQARIAELGAEISADYPDGNLLLVCILRGGVPFLVDLSRNITSPHMMDFMAVSSYGAGKRESSGAVRVAMDLQMDIRDKDVVLVEDIVDSGNTIASVLELLQVRQPRSLKVCALLDKPERRETPVPIHYRGFEIPNKFVFGYGLDLDEYYRNLPFVGVVDLNKYKPSD
- a CDS encoding NgoFVII family restriction endonuclease, yielding MLNLIRSPFKSTFEEFAQSITSDCLICSPYITFNPIKMLAEAIAKNRPDKDVKISILTDISLRTLVQGATEIQALLYLFKNHYNVTVVYLPKIHAKVYISNKSSAIITSANFTDGGGIRNLEYGIKIDSHDAVNKIQNDIDEYKKLGAIVTPNQLEEIQAQVESIRKIIQVEQKTISKKLRLESKNQQRIIEDNLIRVRVKHKSINSIFSETLLYLLSQKPMPTAELHFQVKDIHTDLCDDDVDRVIDGKHFGKLWKHQVRNAQVTLRKAGLIVYDKERRVWYRVKN